In Methanobacterium aggregans, one DNA window encodes the following:
- a CDS encoding cation:proton antiporter produces the protein MYADFYPLVLGILILLASLISLRTGLAVAMIEIILGAIAGNLGILQPEAWMVYIASFGGILLTFLAGTEVDVDLMKRKFKESFLIGFASFLVPFVGVLLFTFYGLRWNVQASLIAATALSTTSVAVIYSVLVETGLSRTELGKLLMAATFITDMCTAVALSLLFIKPTVYTVLFVVVSLGVIVLATKFSQWFFNNPHLKDKVVEPEIKYIFVILLIFVYFAKLGNGQAVLPAFLMGLLMSKHFTETSCTKMVNRRLRTVAYAVITPAFFIVGGLKVSAALIMGALGLFVIFFAIKIVSKFAGVYFLAKRYIPNGSMYTTLLMSTGLTFGTIASVFGLNAGYLNQVQYSVLVGVVVASAVIPTFIAQKWFIPIHSQDLLDFEKKL, from the coding sequence ATGTACGCAGATTTTTATCCCTTAGTTTTGGGAATACTTATTTTACTGGCAAGTTTAATATCTCTGAGAACAGGACTTGCAGTTGCAATGATAGAAATAATCTTAGGTGCAATTGCAGGTAATTTAGGTATATTACAGCCAGAAGCATGGATGGTTTACATTGCAAGCTTTGGAGGTATACTGCTAACCTTCCTTGCAGGTACTGAAGTAGATGTGGATCTCATGAAAAGAAAGTTCAAAGAAAGCTTTCTTATAGGTTTTGCATCGTTTTTAGTACCCTTTGTCGGGGTGCTTCTTTTCACATTTTACGGTTTAAGATGGAACGTTCAGGCATCCTTAATAGCTGCCACAGCACTTTCAACAACATCTGTAGCAGTGATATACTCAGTACTGGTTGAAACAGGCCTTTCCAGAACGGAATTAGGTAAACTTCTCATGGCAGCAACTTTCATAACGGACATGTGCACAGCAGTGGCATTGAGTTTACTTTTCATAAAACCAACTGTTTACACAGTTCTTTTCGTAGTTGTTTCCCTTGGAGTAATAGTTCTTGCAACCAAGTTCTCACAATGGTTCTTCAATAATCCCCACCTCAAAGATAAGGTGGTTGAACCTGAGATAAAGTACATATTCGTGATACTCTTGATCTTCGTGTACTTTGCAAAGCTTGGAAATGGTCAGGCAGTTTTACCTGCATTTCTCATGGGGCTTTTAATGTCCAAACATTTCACAGAAACATCCTGCACGAAGATGGTTAACAGAAGACTTCGAACAGTAGCCTATGCAGTAATAACACCAGCATTTTTCATAGTTGGTGGTTTAAAAGTATCTGCAGCACTGATAATGGGTGCATTAGGATTATTCGTTATATTCTTTGCCATAAAGATTGTTTCGAAATTTGCAGGGGTTTACTTCCTTGCAAAAAGATACATACCCAATGGAAGCATGTACACAACCCTGCTCATGAGTACAGGATTAACCTTTGGTACCATAGCCAGCGTGTTCGGTCTTAACGCAGGATACCTAAACCAGGTTCAGTACTCTGTACTCGTGGGGGTTGTGGTTGCAAGTGCAGTTATACCAACTTTCATAGCTCAAAAATGGTTCATACCAATCCATTCACAGGATCTCCTGGATTTTGAAAAGAAGTTATGA
- a CDS encoding prenyltransferase/squalene oxidase repeat-containing protein, which translates to MFSKEKALKFVYNREHPEGGFTLYEGIPDTKNTYYALKTLQIMGKKPKNLEKTLKWISYLHNGRMFGLKGFFYRLNILKLYGIKLEVPEKYKMILTMRNEFSTMEVAFLNTAVLKLMGYQNFENVKDWVLQQKKEDGGFGRTTSNIMSTYYALEILNLVDPKVMDQIFLEDFLEKLIGFTVKCQTSDGGFAYKPGTYPSYIEGVYAGIRIHELLDREPKNHERIIDFTKKLQNSDGGFRRSKYLGISELEYTFRAIYILKSLSAL; encoded by the coding sequence ATGTTCAGCAAAGAAAAAGCCCTGAAATTCGTTTACAATAGAGAACATCCTGAAGGAGGCTTCACATTATATGAAGGTATTCCTGATACCAAAAACACATATTATGCCTTAAAAACCCTTCAAATAATGGGTAAAAAACCTAAAAATTTGGAAAAAACATTGAAATGGATATCTTACCTTCATAACGGTAGAATGTTTGGTTTGAAAGGGTTTTTCTACCGGTTGAACATTTTAAAACTGTATGGCATAAAACTGGAAGTGCCTGAGAAGTACAAAATGATTCTTACCATGCGAAATGAGTTTTCAACCATGGAAGTAGCATTTTTAAATACGGCTGTGCTCAAATTAATGGGTTACCAGAACTTTGAAAATGTGAAAGATTGGGTTCTCCAACAAAAAAAGGAAGATGGTGGTTTTGGACGTACAACTTCCAATATCATGTCAACGTACTACGCTCTAGAGATATTAAATCTTGTTGATCCAAAGGTCATGGATCAAATATTCCTTGAGGATTTTCTTGAGAAGTTGATTGGTTTCACAGTGAAATGCCAAACATCAGATGGGGGTTTTGCTTACAAACCTGGAACATATCCATCTTACATTGAAGGGGTTTATGCAGGGATAAGAATACACGAGTTACTGGATCGTGAACCTAAAAATCATGAAAGGATTATAGATTTCACCAAAAAACTTCAAAACAGTGATGGTGGCTTCAGAAGATCCAAATACCTTGGAATTTCAGAGTTAGAATACACCTTTCGGGCGATCTATATCTTAAAAAGTCTTTCTGCACTATAA
- a CDS encoding inorganic diphosphatase, giving the protein MNLWKDIATGPAAPEAVYAVIEIPRGSRNKYEYDKEKEAFILDRVLYSPVHYPAEYGIIPKTLWDDGDPMDILVLMDQPTFPGCIIETRPVGVMKMIDTGENDDKILGVPVDDPRFKDVFDIEDLPEHLLDEIQHFFAEYKKLQGKKTEVLGWEGKEEAFDAIKRSIKLYEDM; this is encoded by the coding sequence ATGAATCTTTGGAAGGATATTGCAACAGGTCCAGCAGCACCAGAAGCTGTTTACGCAGTGATTGAGATTCCACGGGGATCCAGGAACAAGTATGAATATGATAAGGAGAAAGAGGCTTTTATACTTGACAGAGTTCTTTACTCACCTGTCCATTACCCTGCAGAGTATGGTATAATACCAAAAACACTCTGGGATGATGGAGATCCAATGGACATCCTTGTACTTATGGATCAACCAACATTTCCAGGTTGTATAATAGAAACACGTCCGGTTGGTGTTATGAAGATGATCGACACCGGTGAAAATGACGACAAGATACTAGGTGTTCCTGTTGACGATCCACGGTTTAAAGATGTTTTTGACATTGAAGATCTGCCTGAACATCTTCTGGATGAAATTCAACACTTCTTTGCAGAGTACAAGAAACTTCAGGGTAAAAAAACGGAAGTTTTAGGTTGGGAAGGTAAAGAAGAAGCATTTGATGCCATAAAACGTTCTATTAAACTCTATGAAGATATGTGA
- a CDS encoding trypco2 family protein, with amino-acid sequence MCRQFFRDSKSMVVKDTVALAELVEKINNVLFKLQDEMFSSGIKIKTVKLTLKTVSTGELGAEAKFQIPVLEGLKIGSQISKETLQTTVLKFKPPKPQEPKKGISKISFEGIEEQLENSILSIVEGVKVATKPVLEFDEASTEFNFALKSSSEISLVLQTDLESELSNNVKIEFEKN; translated from the coding sequence ATGTGCAGACAATTTTTTAGGGATAGTAAAAGTATGGTTGTTAAAGATACTGTTGCATTAGCAGAACTTGTGGAAAAGATAAATAATGTACTCTTTAAACTCCAGGATGAAATGTTTTCATCCGGAATCAAGATAAAAACTGTGAAATTAACTCTGAAAACCGTATCAACTGGAGAATTAGGTGCTGAAGCCAAGTTCCAGATCCCTGTACTGGAAGGATTGAAGATCGGTTCACAAATTTCAAAGGAAACATTACAAACCACAGTTTTGAAGTTTAAGCCTCCAAAACCTCAAGAACCAAAAAAAGGGATTTCTAAAATTTCTTTTGAAGGTATTGAAGAACAGCTTGAAAACAGTATCTTGAGTATAGTGGAGGGTGTGAAGGTTGCAACAAAACCAGTACTTGAATTTGATGAAGCATCCACAGAGTTCAACTTCGCTCTTAAAAGCAGTTCTGAAATATCTTTAGTATTACAAACAGATCTTGAATCTGAACTGAGTAACAACGTAAAAATTGAATTTGAAAAAAATTAA
- a CDS encoding DUF5518 domain-containing protein gives MVKWSAVIVGFILTIILSWFFGTINTYWGPNLGLFIAGLIVGLMVGNGILNGAWNAAVAGAFGTIVLSVLFLIFGTIVAGVPGFITAAATGLIMVLASLIYSLILCGVGGAIGGLIRGKT, from the coding sequence ATGGTGAAATGGAGTGCAGTGATAGTTGGATTTATATTGACCATTATTCTTTCCTGGTTTTTTGGAACAATCAATACATACTGGGGTCCTAACCTTGGATTGTTCATAGCAGGGCTCATTGTTGGATTGATGGTTGGTAACGGTATTTTAAATGGTGCATGGAATGCAGCAGTTGCAGGTGCCTTTGGAACAATTGTGCTGTCTGTTCTGTTTCTGATATTTGGCACAATAGTTGCGGGTGTACCTGGATTCATAACAGCCGCAGCCACAGGCTTAATAATGGTTCTTGCATCCCTGATCTATTCTTTGATACTCTGTGGGGTCGGTGGAGCTATTGGGGGGTTGATCAGAGGGAAAACTTGA
- a CDS encoding PRC-barrel domain-containing protein has product MKASEFIGKIVINKKAVEVGKVAEVSIVLKKCLVDKVVISTGSTLSKKYFEVSEAEISGIGDYMQIDLDDMEIEEKVKSDKIDKLIKPEFQYKKFVGKIVVSEDAMEVGKIEDVMIETEGCLINQLIVSTGPAFRKKRLMLSNEDIKHIGDYVILKVPSNKITELADQ; this is encoded by the coding sequence ATGAAGGCAAGCGAGTTTATAGGAAAAATCGTCATAAACAAAAAAGCTGTAGAAGTTGGTAAAGTTGCTGAGGTAAGTATAGTACTTAAAAAATGCCTGGTTGATAAGGTGGTTATTTCCACAGGTTCAACATTGAGTAAGAAATACTTCGAGGTCAGTGAAGCTGAAATATCAGGTATTGGAGATTACATGCAGATCGATCTGGATGATATGGAAATTGAGGAGAAAGTAAAATCCGATAAAATAGATAAGCTCATAAAACCAGAGTTTCAGTACAAAAAATTCGTGGGCAAAATAGTTGTATCTGAAGATGCAATGGAAGTTGGTAAAATCGAAGATGTGATGATCGAAACTGAGGGTTGTTTAATAAACCAGCTTATTGTATCAACAGGCCCAGCATTCCGTAAGAAAAGGCTCATGTTATCAAATGAAGATATAAAACACATTGGAGATTATGTTATCCTCAAAGTACCATCCAATAAAATAACTGAACTTGCGGATCAATAA
- a CDS encoding VOC family protein, which translates to MTRILIEPELLPTTIEFYENLFGEECNLRFKYKEYNLELAGVGSVLLIAGPAEVIEDFKKTSLTILVDSLEEFQEYLLGEGSRVIDEIKSVPTGRNMRIQHPDGTVVEYVEFGT; encoded by the coding sequence ATGACCAGAATCCTCATTGAACCTGAACTTCTCCCAACGACCATTGAGTTCTATGAGAATCTTTTTGGGGAAGAATGTAACCTTCGCTTCAAGTACAAAGAGTACAACCTGGAACTTGCAGGTGTTGGTTCTGTTCTTCTAATTGCAGGTCCTGCTGAAGTTATTGAAGATTTTAAAAAGACCAGTTTAACTATTCTCGTTGATTCACTCGAAGAATTCCAGGAATATCTTCTGGGTGAAGGTTCCAGAGTCATTGATGAAATAAAATCCGTTCCAACAGGTCGTAACATGAGGATCCAACACCCTGATGGTACTGTGGTTGAGTATGTGGAGTTTGGAACTTGA
- a CDS encoding MutS-related protein: protein MADKIMGSFGGEEEFLKAVKNFEVDRITSIEGISQHKAVEIVNSVLGNPTEDFLKTERAVQIYEDLTRKILDFASTSYAKNRILLMSPTKNKEVIMENLGFVMTAKDTVSQLPRNEISRLLKKIQPMDKPKPEYDPSRAILVESQGDYHRMIEMGLNSYCPIITSEELESLEDFEFIVYVYSEGLIELEDAYNVAMASNDSEIFEIVPETTLSYFKENYDLLSNVLKINDILGEESVLHRVVEVMDSIGRDDFDESIFGSAVESAKETADKKLKEAIKGIDLNGDEVLDLLNEGMPEKIQKIFDEVMKEAKEEVKNKTGCTFDPFIQKYPVEIDYPELERIKKQETSKKEVRSFEENVKAAEVLAQLKKNVEEEVHRIILFDYEFAMGCFAYYYNLNPPTISDGFSFKGGIHLNLALENEKVQRIEYRLDYPENVVLLTGANSGGKTTLLETIAQISIMTQMGLPVCADEARVKLVDEVYFFSKKHSLDAGAFESFLRTFMPIVTRKTDKLILLDELEAITELEAAVKIISSFMDFVRDSNSFAVIVTHMAREILKYTDVRVDGIEAKGLDEDYNLIVDRTPRMDYFARSTPELILRRMYEKSDGSLKDIYRQVLEKF from the coding sequence ATGGCTGATAAGATCATGGGCAGCTTCGGGGGAGAGGAAGAATTTCTGAAGGCTGTTAAAAACTTTGAAGTGGACAGGATCACAAGTATAGAGGGTATAAGCCAGCATAAGGCTGTGGAGATAGTTAATTCTGTTCTTGGAAATCCTACTGAAGATTTTTTGAAAACTGAAAGGGCTGTTCAGATATATGAAGATTTAACCCGTAAGATCCTTGACTTCGCCAGTACCAGCTACGCAAAAAACAGAATTCTTTTGATGAGCCCAACAAAGAACAAAGAAGTTATTATGGAAAACCTTGGTTTTGTCATGACTGCCAAGGATACTGTAAGCCAGCTTCCACGAAATGAAATCTCCAGACTCCTCAAAAAGATCCAACCAATGGATAAGCCAAAGCCAGAGTACGATCCATCCAGGGCAATTCTGGTTGAATCCCAAGGTGATTACCACAGAATGATTGAAATGGGCCTCAACAGTTACTGTCCCATAATAACCTCCGAAGAGCTTGAAAGCCTTGAAGACTTTGAATTCATTGTTTACGTATATTCTGAAGGTTTAATAGAACTTGAAGATGCGTACAACGTTGCAATGGCCAGTAATGACTCTGAAATATTTGAAATTGTTCCAGAAACTACCCTTTCCTACTTCAAGGAAAACTACGATTTACTGAGTAACGTTTTGAAGATAAATGATATTTTAGGTGAGGAATCTGTACTCCATAGAGTTGTGGAGGTTATGGATTCCATTGGAAGGGACGATTTTGATGAATCTATATTTGGAAGTGCAGTTGAAAGTGCCAAGGAAACTGCGGATAAAAAACTTAAGGAAGCCATCAAAGGCATTGACCTTAATGGTGATGAAGTTTTAGACCTTTTAAATGAGGGAATGCCTGAAAAAATCCAGAAAATATTTGATGAAGTGATGAAAGAAGCTAAAGAAGAGGTTAAAAATAAAACAGGATGTACTTTTGATCCATTCATCCAGAAGTACCCTGTTGAAATTGACTACCCTGAACTTGAAAGGATCAAAAAACAGGAAACATCAAAAAAAGAGGTTAGATCATTTGAAGAAAATGTGAAAGCTGCAGAGGTTTTAGCCCAACTTAAAAAGAATGTTGAAGAAGAAGTCCATAGGATCATCCTTTTTGATTATGAGTTTGCAATGGGTTGTTTCGCTTATTACTACAACCTGAACCCCCCTACAATAAGTGATGGATTCTCCTTCAAAGGAGGCATACACCTCAATCTGGCACTCGAGAATGAAAAGGTTCAGAGGATAGAGTACAGACTGGATTACCCTGAAAACGTTGTTTTGCTTACAGGGGCCAACAGCGGAGGTAAAACCACCCTCCTTGAAACCATTGCCCAGATCTCTATAATGACCCAGATGGGCCTGCCTGTCTGTGCAGATGAAGCACGGGTTAAACTGGTTGATGAAGTTTACTTCTTCTCCAAAAAACATTCACTCGATGCAGGAGCATTTGAATCATTCCTCAGAACCTTCATGCCAATTGTAACCCGAAAAACAGATAAGCTGATCCTTTTGGATGAACTTGAGGCAATAACTGAACTAGAAGCAGCAGTTAAGATCATATCAAGCTTCATGGACTTTGTACGAGATTCTAACTCATTTGCAGTTATTGTAACACACATGGCCCGTGAGATCCTGAAGTACACCGATGTCAGGGTTGATGGTATCGAAGCCAAGGGACTGGATGAGGATTACAATCTCATAGTTGATAGAACACCACGTATGGATTACTTTGCAAGGAGCACACCTGAACTGATACTGCGCAGGATGTACGAGAAGTCTGATGGAAGTTTGAAGGATATTTACAGGCAGGTTCTTGAGAAATTTTAG
- a CDS encoding sulfite exporter TauE/SafE family protein — protein sequence MEFLVYITLLLITGLFVGFASGLLGVGGGFIMVPVQFFLLTSIGIDPTLAIRIAFGTSLAVILPTALSGSLGHSRRGYVMIRPAVFMGIAGFTGAVIGAVISSHAPEDILRFLFGFLAIGAAFWMLTANYSPNEIRTENNEKKVYYYILWGFVAGIASGLLGIGGGILIVPILIILMGFGAHKAIGTSSAVIIFTAVGGIISYSFSGMNTPGLPPYSLGYVNLVQLLALSITSIPMAQLGVRTSHKIPEKELKLIYAALMVYIALKMMGLFEWLNLPI from the coding sequence ATGGAATTTTTAGTCTACATCACCCTGCTCTTGATCACAGGCCTTTTTGTTGGATTTGCATCTGGACTTCTAGGTGTTGGTGGAGGTTTTATAATGGTACCAGTCCAATTCTTCCTACTAACATCCATTGGAATTGACCCCACACTTGCAATAAGAATAGCATTTGGAACCAGCCTTGCTGTGATTCTGCCCACAGCATTAAGCGGTTCCTTAGGTCACAGCCGCAGAGGATATGTTATGATCCGTCCTGCAGTATTCATGGGAATTGCAGGCTTCACAGGGGCAGTTATAGGGGCAGTGATCTCATCCCATGCACCAGAAGATATTCTAAGATTTTTGTTTGGATTTCTGGCAATTGGGGCTGCATTCTGGATGTTAACCGCAAATTACTCTCCAAATGAAATCAGAACTGAAAATAATGAAAAAAAGGTTTATTACTACATCTTATGGGGATTTGTGGCAGGAATAGCTTCAGGACTTCTTGGAATTGGTGGTGGAATACTCATCGTCCCAATACTAATTATTTTAATGGGATTTGGAGCTCACAAAGCAATTGGAACATCTTCAGCTGTAATAATCTTCACTGCAGTGGGTGGAATTATTAGCTACAGCTTCAGTGGGATGAACACTCCCGGACTTCCCCCTTACTCCCTAGGTTATGTAAATCTGGTTCAGTTACTGGCCCTATCAATCACAAGTATTCCAATGGCCCAGTTAGGTGTCAGGACATCCCATAAAATCCCAGAAAAAGAATTGAAATTGATATATGCTGCTTTGATGGTTTACATTGCCCTTAAGATGATGGGACTATTTGAATGGCTGAACCTTCCAATTTGA
- a CDS encoding DUF3656 domain-containing U32 family peptidase, giving the protein MAQKLQELILPELLAPAGSMDALRAAVNAGADAVYLAGRRFGARHYAANFGDSELQEALRYAHLNGVKVYVTVNTLIKDFELESVAVYLLWLYEIGVDAVIVQDLGVASLAKSIVPDLEMHASTQMTIHSLDGVKWACEFGFKRVILAREVKIPEIRKILKETGGNIEIEVFGHGALCYSYSGQCLMSSFIGGRSGNRGMCAQPCRKPYQLVRGEMDEHGVPSKLRKVNLEDEYLLSTRDLAVYRHLDKLVRSGVHSIKIEGRMRSPEYVAVVVDLYRRALHALGDGEWKPSEEDVSNLKLAFNRGFTKGYIMDAGFRSVMGRSKPGNRGLYIGDVVGYKPKSMETIVKMKNSIIPEKGDGIVFKSRNSNDKDYGMVLNEDVNVLGKSGKIKKGKLKIGLNIHKPLKEGYKLFITRRKSLMDIADDFVQEGYRNPIPIDVNIQWDEDHAAHLTCNFQVNGIMKSFEYISPFKFEKAIKKPLEPAQIKKQLQKTGGSPFKIKNLDISYPGGLFAPVSKLNQLRRDILARVETELIRSFTPSENDLKNAKTLYNDFKSDLNQNWDVESPKKFNKEIFSGSFNKKTPLLSVYVDSVESVHAACLAGCKRVYIEPNIPEGTCSRNNSNHEKYFKDVLDVLKKASAICSSYSAELIWKWPNISPENYLNSAVSIINEIRADESLDLSGVMIDDLGAAVSLKSLFEGLNVYGAMGINLWNHRSAEELSKTFKTATVSPELSSDEIGDILTNSGLKRVNLSFELLVQGNLEVITTEDCLPCLLTKPEKSFENSGLKKIEGEFLGIEDVKNRVFPVRSDCSLKTHIMNSVELCLLDHIPQIIKMGMDSVAVDARGKPPGYVEDVTSAYINALELCKNSQNKGNLKKNLNMLKRDVKKFSTGGITTGNFIRGVKT; this is encoded by the coding sequence ATGGCTCAAAAATTACAGGAACTTATTTTACCAGAACTCCTTGCACCCGCAGGTTCAATGGATGCACTTAGGGCGGCTGTTAATGCTGGTGCAGATGCTGTTTACCTTGCAGGTAGGCGTTTCGGTGCAAGGCACTATGCAGCAAACTTCGGAGACAGTGAACTGCAGGAAGCATTACGTTACGCCCATTTAAATGGAGTGAAAGTTTACGTTACAGTCAACACACTTATAAAAGACTTTGAACTTGAGTCTGTTGCAGTTTATCTGCTCTGGCTCTACGAGATTGGTGTTGATGCAGTTATAGTTCAGGATCTTGGTGTTGCAAGTCTTGCAAAGAGTATAGTGCCTGATCTTGAAATGCACGCATCAACCCAAATGACCATCCACAGCCTTGATGGAGTTAAATGGGCCTGTGAATTTGGATTTAAAAGGGTTATACTTGCAAGGGAAGTCAAAATCCCCGAAATAAGAAAAATTCTAAAGGAAACTGGTGGAAACATTGAAATTGAAGTCTTTGGTCATGGTGCACTCTGCTACTCATACTCTGGACAGTGCCTCATGTCATCCTTTATTGGAGGTAGAAGCGGTAACCGGGGTATGTGTGCCCAGCCCTGCAGAAAACCCTACCAACTGGTCAGGGGAGAAATGGATGAACATGGAGTTCCATCAAAGCTAAGAAAAGTGAATCTGGAAGATGAATATCTGCTCTCAACCAGGGATTTAGCAGTTTACAGACACCTTGATAAATTAGTGCGAAGTGGAGTTCATTCCATTAAAATCGAAGGCAGAATGCGGTCCCCGGAGTACGTTGCAGTTGTGGTGGACCTATACAGAAGGGCCCTACATGCCCTGGGAGATGGTGAATGGAAACCCAGTGAGGAAGATGTTTCCAACCTTAAACTGGCATTCAACAGAGGATTTACCAAGGGTTACATCATGGATGCTGGTTTCAGATCAGTTATGGGGCGGAGCAAACCCGGTAACAGAGGTCTTTACATTGGAGATGTTGTTGGCTACAAACCAAAAAGCATGGAAACCATTGTTAAGATGAAAAATTCCATTATTCCTGAAAAGGGAGATGGAATTGTTTTTAAAAGTAGAAATTCTAATGATAAGGATTATGGAATGGTTTTAAATGAAGATGTGAATGTTCTGGGCAAGTCTGGAAAAATAAAAAAGGGTAAGTTAAAAATAGGTTTAAACATCCATAAACCTTTAAAAGAAGGTTATAAACTTTTTATAACCCGTAGAAAGTCTTTAATGGATATTGCAGATGATTTTGTCCAGGAAGGTTACAGGAATCCCATTCCAATTGACGTTAACATTCAATGGGATGAGGATCATGCTGCACATTTAACCTGCAATTTTCAGGTTAACGGAATCATGAAGAGTTTTGAGTACATTTCTCCATTCAAATTTGAAAAAGCCATTAAAAAACCATTGGAACCTGCACAGATAAAAAAACAACTCCAGAAAACTGGAGGCAGTCCCTTTAAAATTAAAAACCTTGACATATCTTATCCTGGAGGTTTATTTGCACCAGTTAGTAAGTTGAACCAGTTGAGAAGGGATATTCTGGCCAGAGTCGAAACAGAATTAATAAGATCATTCACACCCTCAGAAAATGATTTAAAAAATGCTAAAACCCTTTATAATGATTTTAAATCAGATCTAAATCAAAACTGGGATGTTGAAAGTCCTAAGAAGTTTAATAAGGAAATTTTTAGTGGAAGTTTTAATAAAAAAACTCCCCTTCTGTCTGTTTACGTTGACAGTGTTGAATCAGTCCATGCAGCATGTTTGGCTGGTTGTAAACGTGTCTACATTGAGCCCAATATTCCTGAGGGTACCTGCAGCAGAAACAATTCAAACCATGAAAAGTATTTCAAAGATGTTTTAGATGTGTTGAAAAAAGCATCTGCTATCTGCAGTAGTTACAGTGCTGAATTGATCTGGAAATGGCCCAACATTAGCCCAGAGAACTATCTGAACTCGGCAGTATCAATTATAAACGAAATCAGGGCAGATGAAAGTTTGGATTTATCAGGAGTTATGATTGACGATCTCGGAGCTGCAGTATCTCTTAAAAGTTTGTTTGAAGGTTTGAATGTCTACGGAGCAATGGGAATCAATCTCTGGAACCATCGAAGTGCAGAAGAACTCTCAAAAACATTTAAAACTGCAACTGTGTCCCCTGAACTCTCAAGTGATGAGATAGGGGATATTCTCACGAATTCAGGATTAAAGAGGGTAAATTTGTCCTTTGAACTTCTGGTTCAGGGAAACCTTGAAGTCATAACAACTGAAGACTGCCTGCCATGTTTACTAACAAAACCTGAAAAAAGCTTTGAAAACTCTGGTTTAAAAAAGATTGAAGGTGAATTTTTAGGTATCGAAGATGTTAAAAATCGTGTTTTTCCAGTTAGATCAGACTGCAGCTTAAAAACCCATATAATGAATTCTGTTGAGCTCTGCCTCCTTGATCATATTCCACAGATAATTAAGATGGGAATGGATTCTGTTGCAGTTGATGCACGGGGCAAACCCCCAGGATATGTGGAGGATGTGACTTCAGCCTATATCAATGCCCTTGAACTCTGTAAAAACTCCCAAAATAAGGGTAATTTAAAAAAGAATCTAAACATGCTTAAAAGGGATGTTAAGAAGTTTTCAACAGGAGGTATAACCACTGGAAACTTTATAAGAGGAGTTAAAACCTGA
- a CDS encoding UbiA family prenyltransferase gives MNAYLEILRPGNALMAVVAIFLVALINGTFNLNVFLAAVAVFMATGAGNAINDYFDHRIDAINKPQRPIPSGRISLKNAGRYSAALFIIAIAIGFYINILPGIIVLLSSLLMIWYAYNLKRKCLIGNLSISFLTGLCFVFGGVVVGHIYVSIALGFYAFLMTISREIVKDMEDVEGDREEGATTLPIVHGKKSASILAAFFIVFASITSPVLYFIGIFNALYLLVLAPAILVFLSCAVSILRDVSVENTAKISKRLKMGMGITFLAFAIGSPFVAGMLGF, from the coding sequence ATGAATGCGTATTTAGAAATATTAAGACCTGGAAATGCCTTAATGGCGGTTGTAGCAATTTTTTTAGTGGCACTTATCAATGGAACTTTCAACTTAAACGTTTTTCTAGCAGCTGTGGCTGTTTTCATGGCAACAGGGGCGGGAAATGCTATAAACGATTACTTCGACCACAGGATCGATGCCATAAACAAACCACAAAGACCAATCCCCTCTGGCAGAATATCACTTAAAAATGCAGGAAGATACTCTGCAGCACTTTTTATAATAGCAATAGCAATAGGATTTTATATAAACATATTACCTGGAATAATAGTCCTTCTAAGCTCATTACTCATGATATGGTATGCTTACAACCTTAAAAGAAAATGTTTAATTGGAAACCTCAGCATATCCTTCCTCACAGGGCTATGCTTTGTCTTTGGTGGAGTTGTTGTGGGACACATATACGTATCAATAGCTTTAGGGTTTTATGCCTTTTTAATGACCATTTCAAGGGAGATAGTCAAGGACATGGAGGATGTTGAGGGAGACAGGGAGGAGGGAGCAACCACTTTACCCATAGTTCATGGGAAAAAATCAGCATCCATACTTGCAGCATTTTTCATTGTCTTTGCAAGCATAACAAGTCCTGTGCTTTACTTCATAGGAATATTCAACGCACTCTACCTTCTGGTCCTTGCCCCTGCAATCCTAGTATTTTTGAGCTGTGCAGTCTCCATATTAAGGGATGTTTCAGTTGAAAACACAGCTAAAATATCCAAAAGGCTTAAGATGGGAATGGGAATAACCTTCCTGGCATTTGCAATTGGATCACCATTTGTAGCAGGAATGTTAGGATTTTAA